The DNA segment CATTCCAGTTTCCATATACAAAAAGATTTGCGGTCCCATGCCATATGGGATTGGGCCTTACTTGGGGTTTCAAGATGGACTGCATGTGTCCTTCATTCCCATGCCCTATTCCAGCTTTATCTCTTTCCTAGGATTGCCAGGTCTGCCCTTCTGTCATCAGGCCACCCTCATGCCCGGCCCCCACAGTTATGGGCCAGCCAGAGAAGCCAACAGCTGTGCGGAGGGTGAGGCCTCAGGCAACCTGTCTTGCCTTTCTGCCCCTTTGGGATTTGTCCTGAGGAAGAAAGTTGGAGGGCAGGGGATCtaccttggaaaaggaaatgcctAGAGATGGGATTAAGGAGTCAGAGCATGATCAGAAGGTCACAGATGAGGTCAACAGGGCAGTGTCTAGTGTTATTTCTTTTTGCTGAGAGTCAGTCCTCATGGGTTGGATGCATAAGGGGCCTACTCCTTTACCGTATCTACCTCCCCTGTTTCCTGCCCCAGCGCCACTGTTTCCTCCTCCCCGGAGTGCAGTCAAATTGACCAAGAAGCGGGCACTCTCCATCTCACCTCTGTCGGACGCCAGCCTGGACCTGCAGACAGTTATCCGCACCTCGCCCAGCTCCCTCGTGGCCTTCATCAACTCACGCTGTGCATCTCCGGGGGGTTCCTATGGTCACCTCTCCATCGGCACCATGAGGTGCAGACAGCCTCGAGCTAAGAGGCCCCTAAGACCCTGCCAAACCCCATTAGAAGCCTCAAAGCCCTCCAAACCACCTGATCCTCTTTGAATCCTTATTGTTTCAAAGTGTGGAAGTCCTCCTCTATACTTCCCCTGGGCTGCCTCCACTGTTTCCCATACTGTCTTCCAGAAACCTTCCAAAGAGCCCAGGAACTCCTGAGGCTTTCTGAGACGACAGTCCTACATAAttgcctctcctcctcctccacagcccatctctgggattctcacCCCAGATGAACCACCAGAAAGGGACCTCACCTTCTTTTGGGGTCCAGCCCTGTGGTCCCCATGACCCCACACAGGGTGGGATGATGCCGCATCCTCAGTCCCGGGGACCCCTCCCAACGTGCCAGGTGAGAATCACCTGATTTCCCTCAGTTCAGGGTAGATGGgtggtgggctttttttttttttagaggaaaggcaaaggaagaatAGAGGACGTAAAAGTTTTCagtgccagaaaaataaaggagtatGGGTGCCGGGGGTTGACTCCTTGAGGTTCAGTCAGTCTCTTCCAAGTGAGATCCCACCTTTTGCTCACCCCATTCACCAGTGCAGTCTAAGGAGGAAGTCAAACTCAGGGGTTGCAGCTGCTAGGGTGGGACACTCAGGGCTGGAAGACTTGGCTGGggtcccttttcctcctcccactTCTGCCTTCGTCATCCTCACCTTCCTTTGGGAAAGCTGAAGTCTGAGCTAGGTGTGCTGGTTAACAAGTGCCCGGAGGAGCCCTTGGAAGGTGATATGTCCAGTCCCAACTCCTCGAGCACACAGGTAATGGGGAGGGGGAGCTTTACCTCTGGAACCTGAGCAAAACAAAAGCTGTCACCAGGTGACCCTAGGGTTTTCTCTTCTACCCTAGGATCCACTGCTGGGGATGCTGGATGGGCGGGAGGAcctagagagagaagagaagcctGAGCCTGACTCTGTGTATGAGACTGACTGTCGCTGGGATGGCTGCAGTCAGGAATTCGACTCCCAGGAGCAGCTGGTGCATGTGAGCCCTGGGGGGTAACAGGAATGCTTGCTGGAGCCTGTAGGACATTCTGGGTGGGACATGGTGGAGTCAGGCTAAGGGCAGGGGGTCAAAGATGGAATACCCAGTGGGTAGGCAGAAACTCAAGAGGAGCTGTAGCTTTGTTTAGAAACGTGGAGGAACGGAGATGTGGGCTCTGATCTTCTTCCTGGCTTTTCTTTCCCCATGACAAGAAGTCATGGAGGGATAtgatggggtggggaggtcaAGAGAAGGTCTGTTCTGGATCTCAGGGGCATAGGGAACCTCGGAGAGCCTCTGCATCTTCTCCCTCAGCACATCAACAGTGAGCACATCCATGGAGAGCGGAAGGAGTTCGTGTGCCATTGGGGGGGCTGCTCCAGGGAGCTGAGGCCCTTCAAAGCCCAGTACATGCTGGTGGTGCACATGCGCAGACACACGGGCGAGAAGCCACATAAGTGCACGGTGAGGCACCCCCTCCCCAAGCTCAGGGGCCCTTCCTAAATCAAGGCTCCCCACAAAGGCAGGGGCCAATCTGACTTTTGCCATCACAGGTCCCTTCCTCcacaaacaaacatttaaaaattgtgttgtATTGACTGCATTGGTATAAAGATGAACATATTGACGTTACATGTTAGAACACTTTCTTGGACCTAAAAgctaatttttttcccccttgtttttttaaaagaaattaaaacacttttgtGGGCACCCGACAGTACAGTGGACCTAGGCACTGTGCTCGCAACTTGGCTTAATGGAGAAGCCCTGGACTGAGGACACCCACTCCCAGGATGACCCCATCTTAACACAGTCTGGGCTCCCCAGGCAGGGAGATGTGCTATGACTTGATCCAGAGTGCTTGCTGCCTCATCTCCACATCCCTGCAGGCAGAGTGCCTCCAGCTACTTCTGTCCCCTCAGCTCTTGCCTACCCTTGTCCCTGAATTTTGGGAATTCTATAGTCCCAGCACTCTCCCAtctccacccccctcccctgcactgcatagcatgtgggatcttagttccctaaccagggattgaactcaagttcCCTGcatcagaagcacagagtcttagtcactggaccaccagggaagtcccacacttGAGTTATATTCTCTGATGTATGTCCCTTTTGAGATTCAGGGTTCCGCTAATCTCCATATCCTTCTGTCTGAGAGCCATCCTTTGACCCCATATCCCCTAGTTTGAGGGGTGCCGGAAGTCATACTCACGCCTGGAAAATCTGAAGACGCACCTGCGGTCACACACTGGTGAGAAGCCATACATGTGTGAGCATGAGGGCTGCAGTAAAGCCTTCAGCAATGCCAGTGACCGAGCCAAGCACCAGAATCGGACCCATTCCAATGAGGTGAATGCCCCACTCAAGAGACCCTCCTCCCCACTTAAAGAAGCCACCTACTGGGGAGCTTCCCCCATAAGAAATCCCTTAGCCCAGCACCCACTTCACAGAGGTGAGTTCCCCTCCACCCGTATAATTCACCTGGAGAAGGTCTTTCTGAAACCAAGAATTTCCACTTactatccctcccccacctctaaCCAGTCAAAGGGCTAAGCTAAAATAGACCCATTCTAACTAGGGTACCTTCAATCCCTGAATCTATGAGGCCTTACAGCCCTGGGTTcatcccctcccctttcccaggCCTATCTATTTTCCTAATCTTCCCCTTGATCTTTTCATCCTTTACTCCAAGGGCCCTACTCTCCTTCCTTCCATgggtgccatgccttcctccctgAGTTCCCTTGTCTTCACTTAACGCTACCACTTTTTCCCATTTCTTCTGCATTGTCCTGATTTGATTCTTTTGCCTGCTGTCTTCACTCCCCACTCAACAGAAGCCCTATGTGTGTAAGCTCCCTGGCTGCACCAAACGCTACACAGATCCCAGCTCGCTCAGGAAACATGTCAAGACAGTACACGGTCCTGATGCCCACGTGACCAAGCGGCACCGAGGAGACGGCCCCCTGCCCCGGGCACCGGCTCTTTCCTCAGTGGAACCCAAGAGGGAGCGGGACGGAGGCCCCATTAGGGAGGAGAGCAGACTGACTGTGCCGGAGGGTGCCATGGTGAGGCAACGCCCTGCCTCCATACCCCTGCCTGCCCTGCCGACATCTTTCTAGCCCCTTCCAAGTGGTCCATCTCCTTCTATGCTCATCTCTCTTCTGTGGCTGGTCCCCAGTCCCTTATCCGAGTGTTGCTCCTTAGGCTACCTCAAATCTAGGGATTTTACTGTAATTCATTAGTGCCTGGGTCCAACAAGCTCATATAGAAATCagtgtattattttcttctacCAGTATAATTTCAGGTATGCCTCAAAACAACTTCATGAGAAGGGAACTTACTCTTGtcattttcagatgaagaaacttagAGAAATTGTCCAAGGTCATAGAGCACAAATTGGACTTGAGGTAGTCTAGGTTCTTTTCATCAGCAACTTTCCCCTAGTTCACCTGTGTCTTTCACTTGATCAGCCCTCTCTACACCTGTAAGCAGTCACTGGGACACAGGCTCTAGTCACTCACCAAGTTCAAGGAGCTGTGGGGAAGGAGGACGGGCGCCTCCTTCAGCCCTCCTCTTCCCCACAGAAGCCACAGCCGAGTCCTGGGGCCCAGTCGTCCTGCAGCAGTGACCACTCCCCAGCAGGCAGCGCGGCCAATACAGACAGCGGTGTGGAAATGACTGGAAATGCAGGGGGCAGCACAGAGGACCTGTCCAGCTTGGACGAGGGGCCTTGCCTTGCGGGAACTGGGCTGTCTACTCTTCGCCGCCTTGAGAACCTCAGGCTGGACCAGCTACATCAGTTCCGGCCGATGGGGCCCCGGGGCCTCAAACTGCCCAGCTTGACCCACACCGGTGAGTGATGGGTGTGGGGTGTGGTTGCAGGGCTGAGATCTGGCCCTTCTCCGAGACTGGAAGAAGACTTCACCTTTCAGGGCTGCTGTACAATTAGAAAAAGGTCCCCTTTCCTCAAGATACTTTTCTTCCATCTATCAGAAAATTGTTCTTCTGAATGCTATCCTCTTTGTGCAGTGTACAATCTGTAGGACTGTTCACAGCGACCCTGAATCTCTGGTGACTGAGAAGCAGAAAGGGAATGAGAGAAGGAGGGGAGAGAACTGAGTGGCTAGAGTTAAGGAGCCTTCCCTGGAATTCTAGGACAAGGCTTCCCTTTGGGGGAGGCAGGGTGAAATTCAGAGGGCTCCCTGGCCAGCCTGTCTTTTCTTGCAGGCACTCCTGGCTCTCGCCGTGTGGGCGCCCCAGTATCTCTTGACCGccgcagcagcagctccagcagTGTCAGTTCAGCCTATACTGTCAGCCGCCGCTCCTCCCTTGCTTCCCCTTTCCCCCCTGGTTCCCCACCAGAGAACGGGGCATCCTCTCTGCCTGGCCTCACGCCTGCCCAGCACTACCTGCTCCGGGCCAGATATGCTTCAGCCAGGGGAGGTGGTACCCCACCCACTGCAGCACCCAGCCTGGATCGGACGGGGGCTCTTCCTGCACCTCCCTGGAGAAGCCGAGCTGAGTATCCAGGATACAACCCCAATGTAGGGGTCACCCGGAGGGCCAGTGACCCAGCCCGGTCTGTTGACCGCCCTGCCCCAGCCAGAGTCCAGCGGTTCAAGAGTTTGGGCTGTGTCCACAACCCCCCCACAGTGGTAGGAGGAGGACAGAACTTCGATCCCCAACTCCCAACCTCTGTCTACTCACCACAGCCCCCCAGCATCACTGAGAATGTCTCCATGGATACCAGAGGGCTACGCGAGGAGCCAGAGGTTGGGACCTCCATGATGGGCAGTGGTCTGAACCCCTATATGGACTTCCCACCTGCTGATACTCTGGGATATGGAGGGCCTGAGGCAGCAGCAGCTGAGCCTTATGGAGCTAGAGGGCCCGGCTCCCTGCCTCTTGGGCCTGGTCCACCCACCAACTATGGCCCCAACCCCTGTCCCCAGCAGGTTCCCTATTCTGAACCAACCCCAGAAACATGGAGTGAGTTCCCTTCCCACTCTGGGCTCTACTCAGGCCCCAAGGCTCCAGCTGGAGCCTACAGCCAGTGTCCTCGTCTTGAACATTATGGACAAGTGCAAGTGAAGCCAGAACAGGGGTGCCCCGTGGGTTCTGACACCACAGGACTGGCACCCTGCCTCAATGCCCACCCCAATGAGGGGCCTCCCCGCTCACAGCCTCTGTTCTCCCACTACCCacagcctccccctccccagtaTCCCCAGTCAGGTTCCTATACCCAGCCACCTCCTGATTATCTGCCTTCAGAAGCCAGGCCCGGCCTGGATTTCGAGTCCCCCACTCATTCTACAGGACACCTCAAGGCGCAGCTTGTGTGTAATTATGTTCAGTCTCAACAGGAGCTGCTGTGGgagggcgggggcaggggagacCCCCCCATCCAAGAACCTCTCTATCAGAGTTCCAAGTTTCTGGGGGGTTCCCAGGTCAGCCCAAGCCCTGCCAAGGCCCCAGTGGCCACATATGGACCTGGCTTTGCACCTAATATGCCCAATCACAAGCCGGGCTCCTATCCTACCCCTTCATGCCATGAAAATTTTGCAGTAGGGGCCAACAAAGCTTCCCATAGGGCAGCAGCACCACCCCGACTTCTACCCCCACTACCAGCTTGCTACGGGCCCCTCAAGGCAGGGGGCACCAACCCCAGCTGTGGCCATCCTGAGGTGGGCAGGCTGGGAGGGGGCCCCGCCTTGTACCCTCCTCCTGAAGGGCAGGTGTGTAACCCTCTGGACTCTCTTGATCTCGACAACACGCAGCTGGACTTTGTGGCTATTCTGGATGAGGCCCAGGGGCTGAGTCCTCCCGCTTCTCATGATCAGAGGGACAGCTCTGAACACACCCCACCTCCCTCTGGGACCCCTAACATGGCTGTGGGCAACATGAGTGTGTTACTGGGATCCCTGCCTGGGGAGACACAGTTCCTCAATTCTAGTGCTTAAGGAGAGGGGGACCACAGATCCACATTTCCTGAGGGGTTTCCATCCCCACCAGGGAGTCCGGAGGAGGAGCCATAGCCCCCTGGGATGCCCCAGGGAtgggaggggtgggctggggctgTACACAGTCTAAATATATTTGGGGAGGAATTTGATAATGACACTGTTTCCTGATAATAAAGGAACTGCATCAGAAAGAGCCCTGCTTTATAATGTGAGTATCTTGGGGGAGGGGTAATGGCCAGGAACTAGAGAAGCAGGGGCTAGTCCAGCCACCTTCCTCTTTAGAGAAGTTTCCTCATCCTATCCCAGGCCCTCAGCTCAGACTCACAAAGGTGGAGACAGCCATCTGGGAGACACAGAATTTAAAGGGATGTCCTCAAAACAGAACACCCCCCACCCTCGCCCCCACCAAAGGCTACCCAACAGAGATCACTGGAAATACGTTTTCTCTTCTTTGCCCCAGTCAGGGAAAGACTCTGGTGAAGTTGGTGAGCATCAGCTGGACGACCTGCCCAGGGTAGAGGACATGGGCCACTGGATCTGATGTCTCCTGCTCCGGCCGAAATAGGGTTGGTCCAAACACAATTCCCAGGTTGTGGGGGGTCATGCGGTTCTTGTCTGAGTGTGCTATCACCCTGTGGGTAAAGGCCAAGAGACAGGGCCATAGTATAGCAGCTTTGCCACTTCAAATAAATCTAACCCATCAAAGGTTTGAGGACGAATCCACTttggggcccttccatgtggtaGCTGAAGAAAACCAAGGAAAGAGCCACCAGGGGGACAGAGCTGAGACCACTGGAGAAACCTTCAGGATTCAACCTTCATGACACAACCTAGGATATACCcgcctcttcctgacttcagagacTGCCCCTAGAGTCCTCTCTGCTCAACATTTGGGAGGTTTTCATTCAAATGCCTATCCTCTCTCAGAGGTCACTGCCCAGCTCTGCCAAATAAGTCATCCCCACTGTCCCAGTGAAAGACAAAGGCAGAAGgaagttttccttcttttccccttATTTCTCTCACAGCATCCCTGGACTTGTCTTGTTACCTAGTTCCTCATTTGATGCTGACTGAGCAAAAAAGGTTTTGACCCTGATAATATATCCTCTGCACAGAGTGCCTATTTTCTCAATGACCCACTAACCTTCGGTGTTTCCCTACCTTCTCCctatctgaacacagagtcccggctgcaggccccaccccaccctcccctgacCTGAACAAAGATATTCagtcttcctgacctgcataaatgCTCCAGGAGGTACCGCAGAGTGTCATGGTTGGGCTTTGGCATTGAGCTTATTAATTCTTGTATTTGAGAGAGGCACTGTTCTGATTCAGTGAGGGCTAGAGAGAAAAAGTGACAGGAAGGGCATGGGAGTGAGGTTAGGAAAGGTGTTAGGGCAGAGTGGGTAACCTCAGTATCCTTTCTGGTGCTTGGGGAAGACATCATTAATCGATCACAGCTTTCTTTCTCACTGAGTCCAACTACAATCTTAGAATTCTTTTTAACTCAGCCCTCtaaacagtcacacacacacacacacacacacacacacacaactggagTGGGCACattaattgaaaattaatttcCATCTCTGTATTCAGGCTAGGACCGAGGAGTGGAAGGGAACCTCTACTCTACTCTTTCATCACTCATGCTTcccccctgccctccaccccgtATCAAGCCTCTTGCCCAAAGCTCCCATCCTTTACCAACGGCAGCACGAAAATCGGGCAGCAGTAGTGAGGGCACCAGAGGCTGGGGTAGCTCCCTAAGAAAAAGTTTCAGGGCTCCTGTGATCACATGAATGTCATCCCATTCAGCACTGTCCAAATCTAATCGGCCTTctggaaggagaaggaggtaCAGAGGGGCTCAGGGCTCATGAAGAGTTAGAGGGACCCAGAGACTGAGAGATCAGGAGTTTAGGGAAAGATCCAGTGAAGGCAGACCATGGAGGACCTAGTGGGGTCCACAGTGGGGCAGAGATGGGGATGAGaacaaccccccaccccaggagcaGGACATGAGGGAGCCCACAGGGAGCAGGGATGGTATGGAAGACTTTTAAAGGTTGGAGGGGCCTTCCATGGAAGTACCTTGTCCTGGCTGTTCCGGAAACATGTACCTCCCATCGGAAGTGATGGCCCGCTCTGCAACAAGTAAAAGAAATCAAGAGCTAAGACATGTAGCTCCAGCCAGAAGACCTCCCCGGTTCTGCCAGCTCCCTCACTCGGACCTTTGGGTTCTGAGACATGAAGTTCTTAGTACCACCACCTGCCCACAGCCTTCTCACCTCTGTCCACCAAGAAGCGAAGCTTCTGGACCACTGCCAAGTTCCCGCTCACCCGGTAAATGCCATCCACATCCAGACCTGGGAGATGAGGCAGGGAGCAGATAAAGATTCTTGATCTCAAATCTGTGCTGGTGAGGGTGGAGAGACAAAGGGCACActtgggtgggggaggtggggcttTGGCCGGTTAGAAGGGGAGACTCTGGGAAAGTGACCTCTCTTGTCCACAGCAGCAACGCAGAGCCGCACAAAGCTGGGTACGGTGTCCCCCTCCCGCTGGCACAGTGACTCCAACTGGCAGCCGAACACCTGGTCTGGGGAGACACAGAATGAGGTGGGAAGCCAGTGACGGTGTCATCCATGGAGGCTCTTTTCAGCACAGGTCTCCACCCCAAAGTTGGGCTGGCTCTCCTGCCTGCCTGAGCAAGGAGGTACACCCCCTCCCCGCAACAATCAGCTGTAGGGAGCAAGCCGAGGGGAAGTATTGGTCTCAGAAGACCGCTGATCTAGTTCTGGGAAGCTCTACCCTGAGCCTCGCTGAAGTTTTCTCATCCAGGACAAGCTGATGCCCAGATCCGGAATGTAAATAAAAGTGCTTGCAGAAACACTCAAGTAGGCACGAACGAAGGAGAAGGGTACCAGGCGGTCCAGCCCCCCTCACCTCGGAGCAGACCCCGCTCCTGCAGGGTTTGCAAGGGCGGTCTCTTGGCGATTAGCCGCTTTAGTTTATTCCGTACGCGGTTCTGCTCCGCTGTTTCGGGACATCGACCTGCGGCAGCAAGTGCAGCGtgagggcggcggcggcggcggcggctcggaGGAGCGGGGCAAAAGCCCCCAGGCCCGCCCCTTACTGGAGCTCCGGCGGCCGCCGATCCGCAGCAGAGACTTGGACACTGGTTCCGACTCCTCTTCCTCGTCCTCCCCGGGGCTCAGCTCTTCCAGTTCCGCAGGTCCCGAGCCTGACAGACGCCCCTCCAGGGGGTTCTCTCGATCCTAGATCCGCAccgcagtgttagtcgctcagttgtgtccgactctttgcgaccccatggactgtaacccgccaggctcctctgtccttgggattctccaggcaagaatactggagtgggttgccatgccctcctccaggggatcttccctaccgagggatcgaacccggatctcctgcattgcaggcagattctttaccgtctgtgccaccagggaagccgcaccGCAAGATGGGCCGAATCAGAGTTGGGAAGAGAACCAGGAGAGAGAGACATCTGCACCGCCGACCCGCCTGCTGGGGTCCCCTACCTCCCAGGCCTACCCTCCACCAGGAGGCCACTGTGTCCCTCATCCATGACCCCTGCATCCTACAGTTCCTCCTCCACTCCTTCTGCCCGCCCACTCCCACCCCTCTCACCAGGCGTTCGATGACCGCCCGCAGCGCGCTGTGCCAGGCTCGCAGCTCAGCCTCCTGGTCAGACTGCAGCAGGAACTCGTGGCCCGGGACCGTGCGGATCTGAGGGGCCCGCGGGGAAAAGCAGGAGGGGGTCAGCGGGAAGGAGCAAGAAAAGCAGGGAGGCCGAGCGGGAGACCCCCGAGTGGGAAATTAGGGGCGAGCCCTCGGGGCTGGTGCGCATTGGGCTGGGGGGACGGGGGAAATGAGAGGGCGGGCACTCACGTGCAGGACGTGGCGGCGACTGGACAGGTGGCGGCCGTGGGCCAGGGCCGCCCCCCTCAGGTCCACGCTGCTCTCGGGCCGGCTACCCGCTGGTCCCTGGCAACgaggggggaaactgaggccagggcGCTGCTCCCCTCACTGCCTCCCTCTCACCCGGAGGCCTGCGAAGACTGGTGACCTCGCCCGCCCCACCTCCGCCCCCGCAGCTGGCCTACGGTGAGTAGAAAGGGTGCCGGAACCCCTCCAGCTCCCCCTCTGCGCCCCTCCCTCACACTCACCCAGGCAGTGGAGGGGGCGGTCGGCGGCGGTTCTCGGTAGAACACCAGGCTGTTACCCGCTAATACCACCCAAGAGGGGCCCCAGTTCTTCCTGCAGGGGCGGTGGTAATAGAGCAAAGGTCATTGAGAGTCACATAGAGGAGGGCCTCTCCCAACCCTCCGCGCTACCCGCGAACCCTCCAGCCGCAGCCCGGGCTGTGTTCCCAGTTCTCACCGGAGCTTGCGCCCGCCCTGGGCGATCTTGGTCATATTGAGCAGGCCCGACTTTTCCACCTCCTGGGAAGTGGCAGGAAGGGCCTCAATAAGTCACCCAGCGCCCCCACAGTCACCATGgctctcccccaggggatctcccaggAGTGAGATCCTTTAAGGTTTGACCGGATGGGTGCTCGGTGAGAGAGTACCCAGAGATCACTCAGAAAGAGGAAGGCCTTTCTGCAGGAGCAAGAactgggggctggggcagggaggacCTTGGCGTTCACAAGGAAAACAGAGACTTACGTGAGGGTCATCTAGGACCGTCGGCAGAGGCCGAGGGCACTGCAAAGATGAAGGCTTGCCAGGGTCCAGCTGGGAGGTGCGTCTACAG comes from the Bubalus kerabau isolate K-KA32 ecotype Philippines breed swamp buffalo chromosome 1, PCC_UOA_SB_1v2, whole genome shotgun sequence genome and includes:
- the GLI1 gene encoding zinc finger protein GLI1, whose product is MFNSMTPPPVSSYGEPCCLRPLPSQGAPGMGTEGLPGLPFCHQATLMPGPHSYGPAREANSCAEAPLFPPPRSAVKLTKKRALSISPLSDASLDLQTVIRTSPSSLVAFINSRCASPGGSYGHLSIGTMSPSLGFSPQMNHQKGTSPSFGVQPCGPHDPTQGGMMPHPQSRGPLPTCQLKSELGVLVNKCPEEPLEGDMSSPNSSSTQDPLLGMLDGREDLEREEKPEPDSVYETDCRWDGCSQEFDSQEQLVHHINSEHIHGERKEFVCHWGGCSRELRPFKAQYMLVVHMRRHTGEKPHKCTFEGCRKSYSRLENLKTHLRSHTGEKPYMCEHEGCSKAFSNASDRAKHQNRTHSNEKPYVCKLPGCTKRYTDPSSLRKHVKTVHGPDAHVTKRHRGDGPLPRAPALSSVEPKRERDGGPIREESRLTVPEGAMKPQPSPGAQSSCSSDHSPAGSAANTDSGVEMTGNAGGSTEDLSSLDEGPCLAGTGLSTLRRLENLRLDQLHQFRPMGPRGLKLPSLTHTGTPGSRRVGAPVSLDRRSSSSSSVSSAYTVSRRSSLASPFPPGSPPENGASSLPGLTPAQHYLLRARYASARGGGTPPTAAPSLDRTGALPAPPWRSRAEYPGYNPNVGVTRRASDPARSVDRPAPARVQRFKSLGCVHNPPTVVGGGQNFDPQLPTSVYSPQPPSITENVSMDTRGLREEPEVGTSMMGSGLNPYMDFPPADTLGYGGPEAAAAEPYGARGPGSLPLGPGPPTNYGPNPCPQQVPYSEPTPETWSEFPSHSGLYSGPKAPAGAYSQCPRLEHYGQVQVKPEQGCPVGSDTTGLAPCLNAHPNEGPPRSQPLFSHYPQPPPPQYPQSGSYTQPPPDYLPSEARPGLDFESPTHSTGHLKAQLVCNYVQSQQELLWEGGGRGDPPIQEPLYQSSKFLGGSQVSPSPAKAPVATYGPGFAPNMPNHKPGSYPTPSCHENFAVGANKASHRAAAPPRLLPPLPACYGPLKAGGTNPSCGHPEVGRLGGGPALYPPPEGQVCNPLDSLDLDNTQLDFVAILDEAQGLSPPASHDQRDSSEHTPPPSGTPNMAVGNMSVLLGSLPGETQFLNSSA
- the ARHGAP9 gene encoding rho GTPase-activating protein 9, producing the protein MVFTTMLSGRWWPSTWGNLGLGSRSPSRGSQLCALYAFTYTGADGRQVSLAEGDRFLLLRKTNSDWWLARRLGAPSTSRPIFVPAAYMIEESSPSHSPTTITPGQSLWTPGPKLFPGSLEEMNLCQEPPGRAQATSEQPPPLPPKMCRSVSVTNLRPSLLKPFREGPSGRSLSQENLLTETDANMARPQTLMSKAPVYCNLVDLRRCPRSPPSSPSCPPLQRLDAWEQHLDPNSGRCFYINSLTGCKSWKPPRHTRTRETNPGSMEGTQTLNRDNGILQPQAKDEESGPKTSELFDSQGSPYLCRRTSQLDPGKPSSLQCPRPLPTVLDDPHEVEKSGLLNMTKIAQGGRKLRKNWGPSWVVLAGNSLVFYREPPPTAPSTAWGPAGSRPESSVDLRGAALAHGRHLSSRRHVLHIRTVPGHEFLLQSDQEAELRAWHSALRAVIERLDRENPLEGRLSGSGPAELEELSPGEDEEEESEPVSKSLLRIGGRRSSSRCPETAEQNRVRNKLKRLIAKRPPLQTLQERGLLRDQVFGCQLESLCQREGDTVPSFVRLCVAAVDKRGLDVDGIYRVSGNLAVVQKLRFLVDRERAITSDGRYMFPEQPGQEGRLDLDSAEWDDIHVITGALKLFLRELPQPLVPSLLLPDFRAAVALTESEQCLSQIQELISSMPKPNHDTLRYLLEHLCRVIAHSDKNRMTPHNLGIVFGPTLFRPEQETSDPVAHVLYPGQVVQLMLTNFTRVFP